The following are from one region of the Jatrophihabitans telluris genome:
- the trxA gene encoding thioredoxin: MTTTLTAETFEQTVTGNDIVLVDFWASWCGPCRMFAPVYEQSSASNPDIVYGKVDTEAEQSLAAAANITSIPTLMAFREGILVFSQPGALPAPALEQLVSAVRDLDMDDVRRQVEDAQTAQAAQAAQAAPSTQG; this comes from the coding sequence ATGACCACCACCCTGACCGCGGAGACCTTCGAACAGACGGTCACCGGAAACGACATCGTGCTCGTGGACTTCTGGGCATCGTGGTGCGGGCCGTGTCGCATGTTCGCGCCCGTCTACGAGCAGAGTTCGGCGAGCAATCCCGACATCGTCTACGGCAAGGTGGACACCGAAGCCGAGCAGTCCCTCGCCGCGGCCGCCAACATCACCTCGATCCCTACGCTGATGGCCTTCCGCGAGGGCATCCTGGTCTTCTCCCAGCCCGGTGCGCTGCCCGCGCCGGCCCTGGAACAACTGGTCAGTGCCGTGCGTGATCTGGACATGGACGACGTGCGCCGTCAGGTCGAGGACGCACAGACCGCACAGGCCGCGCAGGCCGCGCAGGCCGCGCCCAGCACCCAGGGCTGA
- a CDS encoding carbohydrate ABC transporter permease: MTAATVDPGAITAPPIRSSAEDFKARMLRRAPLLPALIFTVIVTQLPFLYTLYISVIGWDRDHPEFGHKFVGLKNFRAVFSDHALREAVLVTVELTVLVVLVSLALGLVLALLLDRRFAGRGVVRTLLIAPFLIMPMAAALLWKHAFYNAQFGLINGVINGLRGWFGNHTPTSWSILTDHPLLAVAIPLIWQWTPFMMLILLAGLQSQPGDVLEAARVDGASAWQIFRTITLPHLRQYLELSVLLGSIYIIQAFDAIYTVTRGISNTTNLPFAIFETQTESGDYGVTSAEGVLVVFGTIVVATFALRVVSSLFKEEANS, from the coding sequence ATGACCGCCGCCACCGTCGACCCCGGTGCGATAACCGCGCCACCCATTCGAAGTTCGGCCGAGGATTTCAAGGCCCGCATGCTCCGCCGGGCCCCACTGCTCCCGGCGTTGATCTTCACCGTCATCGTCACCCAACTGCCGTTCCTGTACACCCTCTACATCTCCGTCATCGGCTGGGACCGCGACCACCCCGAATTCGGGCACAAGTTCGTCGGTTTGAAGAACTTCCGGGCTGTGTTCTCCGACCACGCGCTCCGCGAGGCCGTCCTGGTCACGGTCGAGCTGACCGTGCTGGTCGTGCTGGTGTCGCTGGCCCTCGGTCTCGTGCTGGCCCTGCTGCTGGACCGCAGGTTCGCCGGCCGGGGCGTGGTGCGCACGCTGCTCATCGCGCCGTTCCTCATCATGCCGATGGCGGCCGCACTCCTCTGGAAGCACGCCTTCTACAACGCGCAGTTCGGCCTCATCAACGGGGTGATCAACGGGCTCCGCGGCTGGTTCGGCAACCACACCCCCACCAGCTGGTCCATCCTCACCGACCATCCGCTGCTCGCGGTCGCGATTCCCCTTATCTGGCAGTGGACTCCGTTCATGATGCTGATCCTGCTCGCCGGCCTGCAGAGCCAGCCCGGGGATGTGCTCGAGGCGGCGCGGGTCGACGGCGCCAGCGCATGGCAGATCTTCCGGACGATCACGCTGCCGCATCTGCGCCAGTACCTGGAATTGTCCGTACTGCTCGGCTCGATCTACATCATCCAAGCCTTCGACGCGATCTACACCGTCACCCGAGGGATCTCCAACACCACCAACCTGCCCTTCGCGATCTTCGAGACCCAGACCGAATCGGGTGACTACGGCGTCACCTCGGCCGAAGGGGTCCTTGTCGTCTTCGGCACCATCGTCGTGGCCACCTTCGCCCTTCGCGTGGTGTCCTCGCTGTTCAAGGAAGAGGCCAACTCATGA
- a CDS encoding HAD family hydrolase, with amino-acid sequence MAHIEGVLFDVDGTLVDTTFIHTVCWWQAFRQADLDAQMAVIHRSIGMGGPRLIDNALGERASGVDTDALSAAHDALYSAYWPQLRVLPGARDLLLRTKRAGLKVILASSAKQSDLDVLLGVLDVGDAIDVVTSSSDAEDSKPAPDIIEVALTKAKLPAERTAFVGDAVWDVHAAAAAGVACIGLESGGTSAAELTEAGAVATYRDPAHLLEHFDGSLLGR; translated from the coding sequence GTGGCCCACATCGAAGGCGTGCTCTTCGACGTCGACGGCACCCTGGTCGACACCACGTTCATCCACACGGTGTGCTGGTGGCAGGCCTTCCGGCAGGCTGACCTCGACGCCCAGATGGCCGTCATCCACCGTTCCATCGGCATGGGCGGCCCGCGGCTGATCGACAACGCGCTCGGCGAGCGGGCGTCCGGCGTCGACACCGATGCCCTGTCCGCCGCTCACGACGCGCTGTATTCGGCCTACTGGCCCCAGCTTCGTGTCCTTCCCGGCGCCCGCGATCTGCTGCTTCGAACCAAGCGGGCCGGCCTGAAGGTCATCCTCGCCTCCTCGGCGAAGCAGAGCGATCTGGACGTCCTGCTCGGTGTCCTCGATGTGGGCGACGCGATCGACGTCGTGACGAGTTCCTCCGACGCCGAGGACAGCAAGCCCGCGCCCGACATCATCGAGGTCGCGCTCACCAAGGCGAAGCTGCCGGCCGAGCGCACCGCCTTCGTCGGGGACGCGGTCTGGGACGTTCACGCCGCCGCCGCCGCGGGAGTGGCCTGCATCGGTCTGGAGTCCGGCGGGACCAGCGCCGCCGAGCTGACCGAAGCCGGCGCGGTCGCCACCTACCGGGACCCGGCTCACTTGCTGGAACACTTCGACGGCAGTCTGCTCGGCCGCTGA
- a CDS encoding ABC transporter substrate-binding protein, protein MRSIRVRTMALIGVTATAAGLLTACSGAGGGGSSSGGSKSINVLMVGNSQMTDIQKLTADNFTKDSGIKVNFTVLDENSLRAKVQDDVANKTGAFDVVTIGAYEVPIWSKNGWLHEVSSYSGSDSEFDQADILKPMLTAASGSDGKLYGIPFYGESSMLMYRKDLLQAKGITMPEHPTWQQVADAAAKVADKSSGMAGICLRGLKGWGEMFAPLTTVVNTMGGTWFNKDWTPQVNAAGFTKAVTFYTNLVKQYGEPDPQTSGFTECQNAIGQGKAAMWYDATSGAGKLEDSTQSKVAGKLGYAFAPVDQTKYSGWLWSWDWAMPSTTKRADSAWKFISWASSKKYENLVGTKLGWSRVPDGKRESTYSIADYQKATSGYYKIVKESIENADPANPGTQPRPAIGVQFVDVPEFADLGDKVSSYVDDVLTGASSVAAALDKGQKDAEAVAKVYQKTG, encoded by the coding sequence ATGCGATCCATTCGTGTGCGCACCATGGCACTGATCGGGGTGACTGCCACCGCCGCCGGACTTCTCACCGCCTGTTCGGGTGCCGGTGGCGGCGGCAGCTCCAGCGGGGGCTCGAAGTCGATCAACGTGCTGATGGTCGGCAACTCCCAGATGACCGACATCCAGAAGCTGACCGCCGACAACTTCACCAAGGACAGTGGCATCAAGGTCAATTTCACGGTGCTTGACGAGAACAGCCTGCGCGCCAAGGTCCAGGACGACGTCGCCAACAAGACCGGCGCGTTCGACGTCGTGACCATCGGGGCGTACGAGGTACCGATCTGGTCGAAGAACGGCTGGCTGCACGAGGTTTCCAGCTACTCGGGCTCGGATTCGGAGTTCGATCAGGCCGACATCCTCAAGCCGATGCTGACGGCAGCCAGCGGCAGCGACGGCAAGCTCTACGGCATCCCCTTCTACGGCGAGTCCTCGATGTTGATGTACCGCAAGGATCTGCTGCAGGCCAAGGGCATCACGATGCCTGAGCATCCCACCTGGCAGCAGGTTGCCGACGCCGCGGCCAAGGTCGCCGACAAGAGCAGCGGGATGGCCGGCATCTGCCTGCGCGGCCTCAAGGGCTGGGGCGAGATGTTCGCGCCGTTGACCACGGTGGTCAACACGATGGGCGGAACCTGGTTCAACAAGGACTGGACGCCTCAGGTCAACGCCGCGGGCTTCACCAAGGCGGTCACGTTCTACACCAACCTGGTCAAGCAGTACGGCGAGCCGGATCCGCAGACCTCGGGCTTCACCGAGTGCCAGAACGCGATCGGTCAGGGCAAAGCGGCCATGTGGTACGACGCGACCTCGGGTGCGGGCAAGCTGGAGGACTCCACTCAGTCCAAGGTGGCCGGCAAGCTCGGTTATGCCTTCGCACCAGTGGATCAGACCAAGTACTCCGGCTGGTTGTGGAGCTGGGACTGGGCCATGCCCTCGACGACCAAGCGGGCCGACTCGGCCTGGAAGTTCATCAGCTGGGCCTCCAGCAAGAAGTACGAGAACCTGGTGGGTACCAAGCTCGGCTGGAGCCGGGTGCCCGACGGCAAGCGTGAATCGACCTACTCGATCGCCGATTACCAGAAGGCCACCTCTGGCTACTACAAGATCGTCAAGGAATCCATCGAGAACGCCGATCCGGCCAACCCCGGAACACAGCCCCGCCCGGCCATCGGAGTGCAGTTCGTCGACGTCCCCGAGTTCGCCGACCTGGGTGACAAGGTTTCCTCCTACGTCGATGACGTCCTGACCGGTGCGAGTTCGGTCGCCGCCGCTCTCGACAAGGGACAGAAGGACGCCGAGGCCGTGGCCAAGGTGTACCAGAAGACCGGCTGA
- a CDS encoding TIGR03557 family F420-dependent LLM class oxidoreductase, which produces MTRFGYTLMTEQSGPKQLVRYATAAEQAGFDFEVSSDHFFPWLEAMGHSPYAWSVLGAVAQVTERVELMTYVTCPTLRYHPAVVAQKAATLGVLSDNRFTLGLGSGENLNEHVIGEGWPIAAVRQEMLAEAIEIIRTLHAGEQTTWVGEYFRVDSAKIWDLPDVPVPLAAAVSGGASITRFAPLADHLVAVEPKAELITQWAHERKSHGLPESRTIGQIPICWGPDKDAAVERAHELFRWFGGGWFVNADLPTPAAFTAASQFVRPEDVAASIACGPDLDELAESVKPYLDAGFSDVALVQVGDESQDEFLSTVAGPLLDKLRAL; this is translated from the coding sequence ATGACCCGCTTCGGCTACACCCTGATGACCGAACAGAGCGGACCGAAGCAACTGGTCCGCTACGCCACCGCCGCCGAACAGGCCGGATTCGACTTCGAGGTCTCCAGCGACCACTTCTTCCCCTGGCTGGAGGCGATGGGACATTCGCCCTACGCCTGGTCGGTTCTCGGGGCTGTGGCGCAGGTGACCGAGCGGGTTGAGCTGATGACCTACGTGACCTGCCCAACGCTGCGTTACCACCCGGCGGTGGTCGCCCAGAAGGCCGCCACCCTGGGCGTGCTCTCGGACAACCGGTTCACGCTCGGACTCGGGTCGGGCGAGAACCTGAACGAGCATGTCATCGGCGAGGGCTGGCCGATCGCCGCGGTTCGCCAGGAAATGCTGGCCGAGGCCATCGAGATCATCCGGACGCTGCACGCCGGTGAGCAGACGACGTGGGTCGGTGAGTATTTCCGGGTCGACTCGGCCAAGATCTGGGACCTTCCCGACGTCCCGGTGCCGCTGGCGGCGGCCGTTTCCGGCGGTGCCTCCATCACGCGGTTCGCCCCGCTGGCCGATCACCTGGTCGCCGTGGAGCCCAAGGCGGAGTTGATCACCCAGTGGGCGCACGAGCGCAAGAGTCACGGCCTGCCCGAAAGCCGCACGATCGGCCAGATCCCGATCTGCTGGGGGCCCGACAAGGACGCCGCCGTCGAACGCGCCCACGAGCTGTTCCGCTGGTTCGGTGGCGGCTGGTTCGTCAACGCCGACCTGCCGACTCCGGCTGCGTTCACCGCGGCCTCGCAGTTCGTCCGACCGGAGGACGTCGCCGCCTCGATCGCCTGCGGCCCGGACCTGGACGAGCTCGCCGAGTCCGTGAAGCCTTACCTCGACGCGGGATTCTCCGACGTCGCTCTGGTTCAGGTCGGCGATGAGAGCCAGGACGAGTTTCTGAGTACGGTCGCCGGCCCGTTGCTGGACAAGCTGCGGGCGCTCTGA
- a CDS encoding DeoR/GlpR family DNA-binding transcription regulator, whose amino-acid sequence MYAIERRQWLIERARTSGRIDVSTMSEELGLAPETIRRDLNDLERQGLVRRVYGGAVPVERLAFESGLTMRAQRRQEEKNRIAQAAATYVRAAESIYIDEGNLPQLIADHLRPERPITVVTPSLPIATSLVDRDNVEVIVLGGRVRATTLGAVDHWAVGMLSTLVLDLAFMGANGVTLEHGLTVPDGAVAAVKSMAMRVSRRRIFVADSSKYGSDSFVRFAELNEFERFVTDDALSVEHAAELHARGIEVTRA is encoded by the coding sequence GTGTACGCCATCGAACGACGCCAGTGGCTGATCGAGCGGGCCCGTACTTCTGGACGAATCGACGTCTCGACCATGTCGGAGGAACTGGGCCTGGCCCCCGAAACGATCCGACGCGACCTGAACGATCTGGAGCGTCAGGGTCTCGTGCGCCGCGTGTACGGCGGCGCCGTACCGGTGGAACGGCTCGCATTCGAAAGTGGCCTCACCATGCGGGCCCAGCGACGACAGGAGGAGAAGAACCGGATCGCCCAAGCGGCCGCCACCTACGTGCGGGCAGCCGAATCCATCTACATCGACGAGGGAAACCTGCCGCAGCTCATCGCCGACCATCTGCGTCCCGAGCGCCCGATCACCGTCGTCACCCCCTCGCTGCCGATCGCGACCTCCCTGGTCGACCGGGACAACGTCGAGGTCATCGTGCTGGGCGGGCGGGTACGGGCGACGACGCTGGGCGCGGTGGATCACTGGGCGGTGGGCATGCTCTCCACCCTGGTACTCGATCTCGCCTTCATGGGGGCCAACGGCGTCACCCTCGAGCACGGCCTCACCGTCCCCGACGGCGCGGTCGCTGCGGTGAAGAGCATGGCGATGCGGGTCAGCCGGCGGCGCATCTTCGTGGCCGACTCCAGCAAGTACGGCTCGGACTCCTTCGTCCGCTTCGCCGAACTGAACGAGTTCGAACGCTTCGTCACCGACGACGCCCTGTCGGTGGAGCACGCCGCAGAGTTGCACGCCCGCGGTATCGAGGTGACCCGCGCATGA
- the serB gene encoding phosphoserine phosphatase SerB: MNPIGVLVTVSGRDRPGVTAALFSSFAAHDVDVVDVEQVVIRERVILGVVLDLRGDPASLRRSVGNTCSALGMEHEVVVVEQPDNEPAATVADGPSTFSPARLHVIVLGRPLRPGALADVAQRIADVGGNIESVTQLSSYPVSSLEMMVADADAEQLRAVLVRAASDTGLDIAVEPAGLARRAKRLVVLDVDSTLVQGEGIDELAKLAGVAERVAAITASAMAGSMDFGESLAARVSLLAGLSESEVHRVRDGLVLTPGARTLVRTLKRLGYAVGVVSGGFTVLTDRFVDELELDFAAANELEIIDGRVTGRVIGPVVDRAGKASALRRFAGAFNVPLSQTVAIGDGANDIDMLRTAGLGIAFNAKAALRESAEVAVNQPFLDVVLYILGISRSEIEAADAGDGPSEGLASLS; encoded by the coding sequence ATGAATCCCATCGGCGTGCTTGTCACCGTGTCCGGACGTGACCGTCCCGGAGTGACCGCTGCCCTCTTCTCCTCCTTCGCCGCGCATGATGTCGACGTCGTCGATGTCGAGCAGGTGGTAATCCGGGAGCGGGTCATCCTCGGTGTCGTCCTGGACCTGCGCGGGGACCCCGCGTCACTGCGCCGATCGGTCGGAAACACCTGTTCGGCGCTGGGCATGGAGCACGAGGTCGTGGTCGTCGAACAGCCCGACAATGAGCCCGCGGCCACGGTTGCGGACGGGCCCTCCACCTTCTCGCCTGCCCGGTTGCACGTCATCGTGCTGGGCCGCCCGCTGCGCCCCGGTGCCCTCGCCGACGTCGCTCAGCGGATCGCCGACGTGGGCGGCAACATCGAATCGGTGACGCAGCTGTCCAGCTATCCGGTGTCCAGCCTGGAGATGATGGTCGCCGACGCCGACGCCGAACAGTTGCGCGCAGTGCTGGTCCGGGCCGCCAGCGATACGGGCCTCGACATCGCGGTGGAGCCGGCCGGGCTGGCGCGGCGAGCCAAGCGGCTGGTCGTGCTGGACGTCGACTCCACCCTCGTTCAGGGCGAGGGCATCGACGAATTGGCGAAGCTGGCCGGGGTCGCCGAGCGGGTCGCGGCCATCACCGCGTCGGCCATGGCCGGATCGATGGACTTCGGCGAGTCGCTGGCTGCGCGTGTCTCGTTGCTCGCCGGGCTGTCGGAGTCAGAGGTGCACCGGGTTCGCGACGGCCTGGTACTCACCCCGGGCGCCCGAACCCTGGTGCGCACGCTCAAGCGGCTCGGCTACGCCGTGGGGGTCGTCTCGGGTGGCTTCACCGTGCTGACCGATCGGTTCGTGGACGAGCTCGAACTCGACTTCGCGGCGGCCAACGAGCTGGAGATCATCGACGGACGAGTCACCGGCCGGGTGATCGGACCGGTGGTGGACCGAGCCGGCAAGGCCAGCGCGCTACGTAGGTTCGCCGGAGCGTTCAACGTCCCGCTGTCGCAGACGGTCGCGATCGGCGACGGTGCCAACGACATCGACATGCTGCGCACCGCGGGACTCGGCATCGCGTTCAACGCCAAAGCCGCACTGCGGGAGAGCGCGGAGGTGGCCGTCAACCAGCCGTTCCTCGACGTCGTCCTCTACATCCTCGGCATCTCCCGCTCGGAGATCGAGGCCGCCGACGCCGGCGACGGCCCGAGTGAGGGGCTCGCTTCGCTGAGTTGA
- a CDS encoding beta-N-acetylhexosaminidase, whose product MDVADVAALGLVPMPSHIELTGELFWLDETTGLDLDPGTEEVGELLREYLGEAGFPLTGKGERRIQLRLDPLPQTGVAEAAGRQAYHLDARLEAYRLDVGEDAVTITASAVDGLRHGVQTLRQLLGDDRGAAGIPGVRIHDSPRLPWRGSLLDVGRWYQPVDYLYRYVESLAAHKLNRLHLHLTEDQGWRLEIRRYPELTRVGAWRSESPAGHADQARGDGRPHGGFYTQQELRDLVEFARRRGVVVVPEIDLPGHVTAAVAAYPALGNATQPIPVSTRWGIHTSVLNVEPATVAFVDDVLSEVLEVFPSPWIHIGGDECPTTEWESSPRVQAWLAERGLAAGGFGERGEHGASAVQDWYSQHLVAFLTERGRVPIVWDEAATEALPQHVLVMAWRDEQHGLDAAARGHQVIMTPQQRSYFDWYQSQAPDEPLAIGGLTTLADVYDYDVRAGAEDESVRDRIIGSQGQLWGEYLPSPERVDYMAFPRLCALAERAWGAMTGPATERAAADFQHRLAVHRPSGSDSPLG is encoded by the coding sequence ATGGATGTCGCTGACGTCGCCGCCCTCGGCCTGGTGCCGATGCCGAGCCACATCGAGCTGACCGGTGAGCTGTTTTGGCTGGACGAGACCACGGGCTTGGACCTGGACCCGGGGACGGAGGAGGTCGGCGAGCTGCTGCGGGAATACCTGGGGGAAGCCGGTTTCCCATTGACCGGTAAGGGTGAACGGCGCATTCAGCTTCGCCTCGACCCGCTCCCTCAGACCGGAGTCGCCGAGGCCGCCGGCCGGCAGGCCTACCACCTCGATGCCCGCCTGGAGGCCTACCGGCTCGATGTCGGCGAGGACGCCGTCACGATCACGGCCAGTGCCGTGGACGGTCTGCGTCACGGAGTCCAGACGCTGCGCCAGTTGCTCGGCGACGACCGTGGGGCCGCCGGGATCCCCGGGGTGCGGATCCACGACTCGCCCCGGCTGCCCTGGCGGGGCTCGCTGCTGGATGTCGGACGGTGGTACCAGCCAGTGGACTACCTGTACCGGTACGTGGAATCTCTCGCGGCGCACAAGCTCAATCGCCTCCATCTGCATCTGACCGAGGATCAGGGCTGGCGGCTGGAGATCCGCCGGTACCCGGAACTGACCCGAGTCGGGGCGTGGCGGTCGGAGTCCCCGGCCGGTCATGCCGATCAAGCACGCGGGGACGGCAGGCCGCACGGCGGCTTCTACACCCAGCAGGAGCTGCGGGACCTCGTCGAGTTCGCGCGCCGCCGGGGGGTAGTCGTCGTGCCCGAGATCGATCTACCCGGTCACGTCACGGCCGCCGTCGCGGCCTATCCCGCACTCGGCAACGCCACCCAGCCGATCCCGGTCTCCACCCGCTGGGGAATCCACACCAGCGTGCTGAATGTCGAGCCCGCGACGGTCGCGTTCGTCGACGACGTGCTGAGCGAGGTGCTCGAGGTGTTTCCGTCGCCGTGGATCCACATCGGCGGCGACGAGTGCCCGACGACCGAGTGGGAGTCCAGCCCGCGCGTGCAGGCTTGGCTGGCCGAACGGGGGCTGGCCGCCGGGGGATTCGGCGAACGCGGCGAACACGGTGCATCCGCGGTCCAGGACTGGTATTCCCAGCACCTGGTGGCGTTCCTGACCGAGCGGGGGCGGGTCCCCATCGTGTGGGACGAGGCGGCGACGGAGGCGTTGCCGCAGCACGTGCTGGTCATGGCGTGGCGGGACGAGCAGCACGGTCTGGACGCGGCGGCTCGCGGACACCAGGTGATCATGACGCCCCAGCAGCGCAGCTATTTCGACTGGTACCAGTCGCAGGCGCCCGACGAACCGCTGGCGATCGGCGGCCTGACCACACTGGCCGACGTCTACGACTACGACGTTCGCGCGGGTGCTGAGGACGAGTCCGTCCGCGACCGGATCATCGGCTCCCAGGGCCAGCTCTGGGGGGAATACCTGCCGAGTCCAGAGCGGGTCGACTACATGGCCTTCCCGCGGTTGTGCGCGCTGGCCGAGCGGGCGTGGGGTGCGATGACCGGACCGGCCACCGAGCGTGCCGCGGCCGACTTCCAGCACCGGCTGGCCGTTCATCGCCCGTCCGGCAGCGACTCGCCGTTGGGGTAG
- a CDS encoding carbohydrate ABC transporter permease, translating into MSATTSDLRPTAARKRPAVSERRAVTRMTGGLGGTLLSALAWLMALVFFFPILWMLLLSFRSESDAASPRLLAAFTGVNYHGLFSGDVKIALLNSLNAAVTSTVLVILLAVPAAYALSIRPVKKWTDVLFFFLSTKMMPAVAALLPVYLITNNLGFNDNIWALIVMYMAANLPIAIWMLRSFLLEVPREIIEAAQVDGAGLLTILRKVIMPVIAPGLAATALICFIFSWNEFLFALRLTGQNAKTAPVFLAGSIAPEGLFLAHLCAVAFVVCLPVLIAGWVAQDKLVRGLSLGAVK; encoded by the coding sequence ATGAGCGCAACGACCTCTGATCTTCGCCCGACCGCGGCGCGCAAGCGACCCGCCGTCTCAGAACGAAGGGCGGTCACCCGCATGACGGGCGGCCTGGGCGGCACTCTCCTCAGCGCCCTGGCGTGGCTGATGGCACTGGTGTTCTTCTTCCCCATCCTGTGGATGCTGCTGCTGTCCTTCCGCTCGGAGAGCGACGCGGCCTCGCCGAGGCTTCTCGCCGCCTTCACCGGGGTGAACTACCACGGACTGTTCTCCGGCGATGTCAAGATCGCACTGCTGAACTCCCTCAACGCCGCGGTCACGTCCACCGTGCTCGTCATTCTGCTGGCGGTGCCCGCGGCCTACGCCCTGTCGATCCGTCCGGTGAAGAAATGGACGGACGTCCTGTTCTTCTTCCTGTCCACCAAGATGATGCCCGCGGTGGCGGCCCTGCTGCCGGTGTACCTGATCACCAACAACCTCGGCTTCAACGACAACATCTGGGCCCTGATCGTGATGTACATGGCGGCGAACCTGCCGATCGCGATCTGGATGCTGCGGTCGTTCCTACTGGAGGTGCCGCGCGAGATCATCGAGGCAGCACAGGTCGACGGCGCGGGACTGCTCACGATCCTGCGCAAGGTGATCATGCCCGTCATCGCCCCGGGGCTGGCGGCCACCGCGCTCATCTGCTTCATCTTCTCCTGGAACGAGTTCCTGTTCGCCCTACGATTGACCGGGCAGAACGCCAAGACCGCGCCTGTCTTCCTCGCCGGATCCATCGCACCGGAAGGGCTGTTCCTGGCCCACCTCTGCGCGGTGGCCTTCGTCGTCTGCCTTCCGGTCCTCATCGCCGGCTGGGTGGCGCAGGACAAGCTGGTCCGGGGTCTATCGCTAGGAGCTGTCAAGTAA
- a CDS encoding zinc-dependent alcohol dehydrogenase family protein, with translation MKAAIITGVGAISVETVDDPKPQARQVVIEVAGAGICGTDLHILEGEFAPTLPIIPGHEFSGTVVEVGSEVSELVVGDRVAVDPSLYCYECYQCRRGRNNMCERWAAIGVSVAGGAAQYALAPVANCWKVPDSLELSDASLVEPLSCAVRGFDVLRPNLGDTYLIYGSGTMGLMMMELAKRAGAASVSMVDLNPDRLDTARLLGCTEAVTSAEEIVGSYPHLWDIVIDCTGVEAAIADGLNRVGKGGTFQQFGVTAYSARATIEPYKIYNQEIRIVGSMAVLRSFERAGDLLAIGALKPEVMISDRFSLDDYPKAIEQFKAGVGRKIQITPNR, from the coding sequence ATGAAGGCTGCAATCATCACGGGCGTCGGAGCGATCTCGGTCGAGACCGTCGACGATCCCAAACCCCAAGCGCGCCAGGTCGTGATCGAGGTGGCCGGTGCCGGCATCTGTGGCACCGATCTGCACATCCTCGAGGGCGAGTTCGCGCCGACGTTGCCGATCATTCCCGGTCACGAGTTCTCCGGGACGGTCGTCGAGGTCGGCAGCGAGGTGTCCGAGCTTGTCGTAGGCGATCGGGTGGCCGTCGATCCGTCGCTCTACTGCTACGAGTGCTATCAGTGCCGGCGTGGTCGTAACAACATGTGCGAGCGGTGGGCTGCCATCGGCGTCAGCGTCGCCGGCGGCGCGGCGCAGTATGCGCTGGCGCCGGTGGCCAACTGCTGGAAGGTGCCGGACTCACTCGAACTGTCCGACGCCTCCCTCGTCGAGCCGCTGTCCTGCGCGGTTCGCGGCTTTGATGTGCTGCGGCCGAACCTGGGCGACACGTACCTCATCTACGGCTCGGGCACCATGGGACTGATGATGATGGAACTGGCCAAGCGCGCCGGCGCCGCCAGCGTGTCGATGGTCGACCTGAACCCGGATCGACTGGACACGGCCCGGTTGCTCGGGTGCACCGAAGCGGTGACCAGCGCGGAGGAGATCGTCGGTTCCTACCCCCATCTGTGGGACATAGTCATCGACTGCACGGGTGTGGAGGCCGCGATCGCCGATGGGCTCAACCGGGTGGGCAAGGGCGGCACGTTCCAGCAGTTCGGCGTCACCGCGTACTCGGCCCGGGCGACCATCGAGCCGTACAAGATCTACAACCAGGAGATCCGGATCGTCGGCTCGATGGCGGTGCTGCGGAGCTTCGAGCGCGCGGGAGATCTGCTGGCGATCGGGGCACTCAAGCCGGAGGTGATGATCTCCGACCGATTCTCCTTGGACGACTATCCGAAGGCCATCGAACAATTCAAGGCGGGCGTGGGACGCAAGATCCAGATCACCCCCAACCGCTGA